A DNA window from Paenibacillus sp. HWE-109 contains the following coding sequences:
- a CDS encoding D-2-hydroxyacid dehydrogenase produces MKIVVLDGYTLNPGDLNWEELRALGEVVLYDRTAESQIVERSLDAEIVLTNKTPLSAESIEQLPHLRYIGVLATGYNIVDTQTARDKGIVVTNVPAYSTHSVAQLVFALLLEFCHRTQQHSDSVLRGDWAASIDFSYTRSPLMELGGKTMGLVGLGQIGKQTALIAQAMGMNVIASGSGKRVPEPIAGIEWVQLDELLQRADVVSLHCPLTPETNQLINAQRIALMKPTAILLNTARGGLLHEADVAQALNEGRLAGAGLDVLTVEPPKPDNPLLHARNVIITPHIAWATQEARSRLMGIAVSNVRAYAAGSPVNVIK; encoded by the coding sequence ATGAAAATCGTTGTACTTGATGGATATACGCTCAATCCTGGCGATCTGAATTGGGAAGAGCTGCGAGCACTCGGTGAGGTTGTTTTGTATGACCGGACAGCGGAGTCTCAAATCGTTGAACGTTCCTTGGATGCGGAAATTGTGCTCACGAATAAGACACCTTTGTCGGCCGAAAGCATCGAGCAGCTCCCTCATCTCCGTTACATTGGCGTACTCGCGACCGGGTACAATATCGTTGATACTCAGACAGCTAGGGACAAAGGCATCGTGGTCACGAATGTTCCGGCTTACAGCACGCATTCCGTCGCTCAGTTGGTTTTTGCTTTGCTTTTGGAATTCTGCCACCGCACCCAGCAGCATAGCGACAGCGTGCTGCGCGGGGACTGGGCGGCTTCGATCGATTTCAGCTACACCCGCTCCCCTCTGATGGAGTTAGGCGGGAAAACGATGGGACTTGTCGGCCTCGGGCAAATCGGCAAACAAACAGCCCTCATTGCCCAAGCCATGGGCATGAACGTCATCGCTTCAGGCAGCGGCAAGCGTGTGCCGGAGCCTATCGCGGGCATCGAGTGGGTGCAGCTGGATGAGCTTTTGCAGCGGGCTGATGTTGTCAGCCTGCACTGCCCTCTGACGCCAGAGACAAACCAACTGATCAATGCACAGCGGATCGCGCTGATGAAGCCGACGGCGATTCTGCTCAACACGGCCAGAGGCGGGCTTCTGCATGAAGCGGATGTCGCGCAGGCGCTGAATGAAGGCCGATTGGCCGGTGCGGGTCTGGATGTTCTGACCGTTGAGCCGCCGAAACCGGACAATCCGTTGCTTCATGCACGCAATGTGATTATCACACCGCATATTGCTTGGGCAACACAGGAAGCGCGCTCACGATTGATGGGCATTGCGGTTAGCAATGTTCGTGCTTATGCGGCAGGCTCGCCTGTGAATGTAATTAAGTAA
- a CDS encoding RluA family pseudouridine synthase, which yields MQKKPDKGQKPKKTYSQKPTFKQKSSSSPSLPRITPENTRQYTVKEPVELLPFLIEKLSSLGRNAVKAVLARGQVAVNGKAVTAYNHPLLPDQVVTINKDKVVEDIPLAGMIILHEDEDVIVIQKDAGLLSIAANAEKNEITAYRQLTAHVRNHDPKARIFVVHRLDRDTSGVMMFAKNEKSQQHLQNTWQESVKERTYVALVEGMVRKPEGTISSWLKENPKSLKMFSTPYPNDGQHAVTHYKTLQSNKGFSLLEVNLETGRKNQIRVHMQDIGHPVVGDKKYGSKTKEIGRLGLHARVLAFLHPTTGQLLRYETSIPKLFMNPFREVPGKK from the coding sequence ATGCAAAAAAAGCCAGACAAGGGTCAAAAACCCAAAAAAACGTATAGTCAAAAACCAACTTTTAAACAGAAATCAAGCTCAAGCCCGAGCCTGCCAAGGATCACGCCAGAGAATACCCGTCAATATACGGTGAAAGAGCCTGTGGAGCTTTTGCCTTTTTTAATTGAGAAGTTGTCGAGTCTGGGACGAAATGCGGTAAAAGCGGTCCTCGCGCGCGGACAAGTTGCTGTCAACGGGAAAGCTGTAACGGCCTACAACCATCCGCTGCTGCCGGATCAAGTCGTCACTATTAACAAGGATAAAGTCGTAGAAGATATCCCTTTGGCGGGTATGATCATTCTGCATGAGGACGAAGATGTCATCGTCATTCAAAAAGATGCAGGGCTTCTGTCGATCGCAGCCAATGCGGAAAAAAATGAAATAACAGCCTATCGGCAGCTCACTGCGCACGTGCGCAACCATGATCCCAAAGCACGGATTTTCGTCGTTCATCGCCTGGATCGGGACACTTCCGGTGTCATGATGTTTGCCAAAAATGAGAAATCCCAACAGCATCTGCAGAACACTTGGCAGGAAAGTGTCAAAGAGCGCACCTATGTCGCTTTAGTTGAAGGCATGGTGCGGAAACCCGAAGGAACGATCTCGTCCTGGCTCAAAGAGAATCCGAAATCGCTGAAAATGTTTTCTACCCCCTATCCCAATGACGGTCAGCATGCCGTAACGCATTACAAAACATTGCAATCTAACAAAGGCTTTTCTCTGTTAGAGGTCAATTTGGAGACGGGCCGTAAGAACCAGATCCGCGTCCATATGCAGGATATCGGTCATCCCGTGGTTGGCGACAAGAAATACGGCTCAAAAACGAAGGAGATCGGCCGGCTTGGCTTGCATGCGCGTGTGCTTGCGTTTTTGCATCCGACGACAGGTCAACTTCTGCGCTACGAGACGAGCATTCCTAAGTTGTTTATGAATCCTTTCCGGGAAGTGCCCGGGAAGAAGTAA
- a CDS encoding FAD-dependent oxidoreductase, whose translation MSKIIEADIVVVGGGPAGVNAAIAAGRSGAKTVLIEKYGFIGGMSTAALVYPWMTFHTTDGKQVIKGLAQEIIDRLMAMNASPGHLRDTVGFVNTITPYHPEIYKVLAVDMLKEAGVKLLFHSFVDQVETVDNRIQSVQLTSKSGRIDVLGKVFIDTTGDADLAYLSGAPCLQGRDGDKLTQPMTMKFRMRGVDLPAVKQYMIDNPDEFYKKTPFSELADLPLSGVLGYFKHWKEANLPINRDQVLFFTGPEDDEVLVNTTRVQGLDGTNVEDLTEAEELGRKQVLMVAEFMRNNLPGFEKASISSVGAQIGIRETRRIDGRYALQVSDVVEGRHFEDVIARSGYPIDIHDPSGKGVTAAWVKGDGAYDIPYRCLLPQKIENLLTAGRCISTTHEALATTRLTPSCMATGQAAGSAAGLAIKHGVQPGQINIAELQAVLVEDGALLS comes from the coding sequence ATGAGTAAAATTATAGAAGCAGATATCGTCGTTGTAGGCGGAGGACCAGCGGGCGTGAATGCAGCGATTGCGGCAGGCCGGAGCGGGGCTAAGACGGTATTGATCGAGAAATACGGCTTTATTGGCGGGATGTCCACCGCAGCCCTGGTGTATCCGTGGATGACCTTTCATACAACGGATGGCAAGCAAGTAATTAAAGGATTGGCCCAGGAAATCATCGATCGTCTGATGGCGATGAATGCGTCGCCTGGACATCTTCGGGACACGGTTGGATTCGTCAATACGATCACTCCCTATCACCCTGAGATCTATAAGGTGCTCGCGGTTGATATGCTCAAAGAGGCAGGCGTTAAGCTGCTGTTCCATAGCTTTGTAGATCAAGTTGAAACGGTTGACAACCGGATTCAGTCGGTTCAATTAACGTCGAAGTCGGGCCGAATTGATGTGTTGGGCAAGGTATTTATCGATACGACAGGAGACGCGGATCTTGCTTATTTATCGGGAGCGCCTTGTCTGCAAGGGCGTGATGGCGATAAACTGACGCAGCCGATGACGATGAAATTCCGGATGCGTGGGGTTGATTTGCCTGCGGTGAAGCAGTATATGATCGATAATCCGGATGAATTTTATAAGAAGACGCCTTTCTCTGAGCTGGCTGATTTGCCTTTGTCCGGTGTTCTCGGCTATTTCAAGCACTGGAAGGAAGCCAATCTGCCAATCAATCGCGATCAAGTGCTCTTCTTCACAGGACCGGAGGATGACGAAGTGCTGGTCAATACTACGCGTGTTCAAGGATTGGACGGAACCAACGTGGAGGACTTAACAGAGGCAGAGGAGCTGGGACGCAAGCAAGTCTTGATGGTCGCCGAGTTTATGAGAAATAACTTGCCTGGCTTTGAAAAAGCCTCGATCTCATCGGTAGGCGCTCAAATCGGAATCCGTGAAACACGTCGTATTGACGGACGGTACGCCCTTCAGGTGAGCGATGTTGTAGAGGGGCGTCATTTCGAGGATGTGATCGCGCGGAGCGGCTATCCGATTGACATCCATGATCCGTCAGGCAAAGGGGTAACCGCTGCTTGGGTCAAGGGAGACGGAGCTTACGATATCCCCTACCGTTGTCTGCTGCCGCAAAAGATTGAGAATTTGCTGACGGCCGGACGCTGCATTTCCACGACGCATGAGGCTCTCGCAACTACGCGTCTTACGCCAAGCTGCATGGCTACCGGTCAAGCGGCAGGCTCAGCGGCAGGGCTTGCGATCAAGCACGGCGTTCAGCCGGGGCAGATTAACATCGCTGAGCTGCAGGCTGTCCTCGTGGAGGATGGAGCACTCTTAAGCTAG
- a CDS encoding LacI family DNA-binding transcriptional regulator has product MRKRVTLHDLADQLGLTIQTVSKALRGLPGMSEQTRSEVFRLARELGYMTKDQKQTLQLDHISPYPVVQRRFVLVQNKQSLNFNRLLLQGLHERFMEFGHTVQPLLIPPQLKPPQFEAWAEDQGLLYAEGIFIAPRMSHDLLEQKLLELPLPRILLNFPPPESSVDSVIWDVYEAVYQAVRRLVRLGHERIMYVGDTKDQRGFVIRWQAFCEAMGKAGLPVDPQAHITRRDGTQRWLGELEQVYRTHLPTAVICGIDEEAAPVYHTLRRIGAAIPQQCSFVALLNEQSDTLPLCSRPHLLIRETGYRAADRMLWRIANPHLPYEHVRLQGTFLVGSTLQKVPGKGGG; this is encoded by the coding sequence ATGCGCAAACGAGTAACCCTCCATGATTTAGCCGACCAGTTGGGCTTAACTATACAAACCGTTTCCAAAGCTTTGCGTGGACTGCCTGGCATGTCCGAACAGACGCGCAGCGAGGTTTTCCGTCTTGCCCGTGAGCTTGGCTACATGACCAAAGACCAGAAGCAGACGCTCCAGCTTGATCATATCTCGCCCTACCCCGTTGTGCAGCGCCGATTCGTGCTCGTGCAAAACAAGCAATCGCTGAATTTCAACCGCTTGCTGCTGCAAGGCTTGCATGAGCGATTCATGGAATTCGGCCATACCGTGCAGCCTCTTCTGATCCCGCCGCAGCTTAAACCCCCGCAATTCGAGGCGTGGGCCGAGGACCAGGGGCTGCTCTATGCAGAAGGTATCTTCATTGCTCCAAGGATGAGTCATGATCTATTGGAGCAGAAACTGTTGGAGCTGCCGCTGCCTCGCATACTGCTTAACTTCCCGCCGCCGGAATCCAGTGTCGACAGCGTCATTTGGGACGTCTATGAGGCGGTGTACCAAGCCGTTCGGAGACTTGTGCGCTTGGGACATGAGCGGATTATGTACGTGGGAGACACAAAGGATCAACGGGGCTTCGTCATTCGCTGGCAGGCCTTCTGCGAGGCCATGGGGAAAGCCGGCCTGCCGGTAGATCCGCAGGCGCATATCACGCGCCGTGACGGTACGCAGCGGTGGCTTGGGGAACTGGAGCAGGTGTACCGGACACACCTGCCTACGGCCGTAATATGCGGCATCGATGAGGAGGCCGCACCTGTGTATCACACGCTGCGCCGCATCGGCGCAGCAATTCCGCAGCAGTGCTCCTTCGTCGCGCTGCTGAATGAACAGAGCGACACGCTTCCGCTCTGCTCGCGCCCGCATCTGCTCATTCGCGAGACCGGCTACCGGGCAGCGGATCGCATGCTCTGGCGGATTGCCAATCCGCATTTGCCTTATGAGCACGTGCGTCTGCAGGGCACTTTTTTGGTGGGCAGCACCTTGCAGAAGGTGCCGGGGAAGGGCGGGGGCTAG